In the Duncaniella freteri genome, one interval contains:
- a CDS encoding corrinoid protein gives MNTWKPNLEETKRHYIDWWNHKGIVLNMWEHFQTGVKPHAEVQAPPTPKSLDQKWFDPKWRADYLDWYVAHSSLMADMLPVANTQLGPGSLAAILGGVFEGGEDTIWIHPDPAYTDDITFDPQHPNFLLHKELLRTVKEKANGNYYVGMPDLMEGLDVLAAIKGTDKVLLDTVIQPDVLEHQMQQINDIYFRVYDELYDIVREGDEMAFCYFSSWAPGRMSKLQSDISTMISEADYRRFVQPFIREQCQKIDYTLYHLDGVGAMRHLPALLEIEELNAIQWTPGVGEPQGGSPKWYDLYRRILNGGKSIMACWVTIDELRPLLDNIGTDGVHLEMDFHNEAEVEEAMKIVDEYRERPGIAHEYTDDVIRIDTPTPLRPFEANLEINRIISKIEGDEERRPISSQRLKTSRIPGVPVKPSVIQAKDDTPVAMSVFDAIVAGNGDAATAATRKALDDGHKPQDIINGQMISAMSEVGQRFQDGKAYVPQLLMAGRAMKSALELLKPMLSGTKSATVGKVVIGTVKGDLHDIGKNLVASMLEGCGFEVINIGIDVPASDFVDAIRENEPDILCMSALLTTTMTYMKDVISALEEEGIRDKVKVMVGGAPVSQHFAEEIGADGYSDNANSAVKVARKLVGAE, from the coding sequence ATGAATACCTGGAAACCGAATCTTGAAGAGACCAAGCGTCATTATATAGACTGGTGGAACCACAAAGGAATTGTCCTCAATATGTGGGAACACTTTCAGACAGGTGTAAAGCCTCATGCCGAAGTGCAGGCCCCTCCCACCCCGAAATCACTTGATCAAAAGTGGTTCGACCCCAAATGGAGAGCTGATTATCTTGACTGGTATGTGGCACATAGCTCGCTTATGGCAGACATGCTTCCTGTGGCAAACACTCAGCTTGGTCCAGGATCACTTGCCGCAATACTGGGTGGCGTATTCGAGGGTGGCGAGGACACCATATGGATACACCCCGACCCCGCCTACACCGATGATATAACATTTGATCCACAGCATCCTAACTTCCTGCTTCATAAAGAGCTGCTAAGGACAGTAAAGGAAAAGGCAAACGGGAATTATTATGTAGGAATGCCCGACCTCATGGAAGGGCTTGACGTTCTTGCAGCAATAAAAGGAACTGACAAAGTACTTCTCGATACTGTGATTCAGCCTGATGTCCTTGAGCATCAGATGCAACAGATCAACGACATATATTTCAGAGTGTACGATGAACTGTATGACATAGTACGTGAAGGTGATGAAATGGCATTCTGTTATTTCTCTTCCTGGGCTCCGGGGAGGATGTCAAAACTACAGAGCGACATATCAACAATGATAAGCGAGGCGGACTATCGACGGTTTGTACAGCCATTTATCCGTGAACAATGCCAGAAGATAGATTACACTCTATACCATCTTGATGGCGTGGGAGCTATGCGCCACCTGCCGGCACTACTCGAAATAGAAGAACTCAATGCCATACAGTGGACACCAGGCGTAGGAGAGCCACAGGGCGGCTCCCCCAAATGGTACGATCTTTACCGACGTATATTAAACGGAGGCAAGAGCATCATGGCATGCTGGGTAACTATCGACGAACTGCGTCCGCTACTTGACAATATCGGGACTGATGGCGTGCATCTTGAGATGGACTTCCACAACGAAGCTGAAGTTGAAGAGGCTATGAAAATAGTTGATGAGTATCGTGAACGTCCAGGGATTGCACATGAATACACAGATGATGTGATCAGAATTGACACCCCCACTCCTCTCCGACCATTTGAAGCAAACCTCGAAATCAACCGTATTATCAGTAAGATCGAAGGGGATGAGGAGCGCAGACCCATATCTTCCCAAAGACTTAAGACATCAAGAATCCCCGGAGTTCCTGTCAAGCCATCAGTTATTCAGGCAAAAGATGATACACCTGTGGCGATGAGTGTGTTCGACGCCATAGTAGCCGGCAACGGTGATGCTGCAACTGCTGCGACTCGTAAAGCATTGGATGACGGACACAAGCCTCAGGACATTATCAACGGACAGATGATAAGTGCAATGAGCGAAGTGGGGCAAAGATTCCAGGACGGCAAAGCTTATGTGCCTCAACTGCTCATGGCAGGCAGAGCGATGAAATCAGCTCTTGAATTGCTCAAGCCTATGCTTTCCGGGACAAAATCGGCAACAGTCGGAAAGGTAGTTATAGGCACTGTAAAGGGTGATCTGCACGACATAGGCAAGAACCTTGTTGCCTCAATGCTTGAAGGTTGCGGCTTTGAAGTGATAAATATAGGAATAGATGTCCCTGCCTCGGATTTTGTCGATGCCATCCGCGAAAATGAGCCTGACATCCTATGCATGAGTGCTCTTCTCACCACTACAATGACATACATGAAGGATGTGATCAGTGCTCTTGAAGAGGAAGGCATACGAGATAAAGTGAAAGTGATGGTGGGAGGAGCCCCGGTGAGCCAGCACTTCGCAGAGGAGATCGGAGCTGACGGCTACAGCGACAATGCCAATTCGGCTGTAAAAGTAGCCCGGAAACTCGTAGGAGCAGAATAA
- a CDS encoding alpha-xylosidase: MKPTNYHLFDFLDFDLDLSKNESLWKACAPSSVEEKDGDIHITVPFQKQILSNDMAADTTAPRENHTLILRQYGPKITRVFMGFEELDMSDESEMLILTERVKKMPLKSVLKDGEWIISTADGITRAVINMREPLLDRWSTLLPDPQETIDLRLYPDGKREIRLAAYDHFSPPRYDALPIAYCKMDSGNERATLSFECTHDECFGGTGERFAKMDLSGRTFFLKNQDGQGVNNVRTYKNIPFYVSSRLYGTFYHTTSHCKLSLAGHSTRSVQFMSYQPLIDAFLIGGDSFEEIIRGYRDLTGYPSMPPLWSFGIWMSRMTYFSADEVNGICDRLREEHYPCDVIHMDTGWFRTDWLCEWKFNEERFPDPEGFIHSLKDRGFRVSLWQLPYVAKDAAQIDEAVANDYIAPITKIQESEGSNFSALDYAGTIDFTYPAATEWYKGLLKNLLDMGVVCIKTDFGENIHMDAMYKGMSPELLNNLYALLYQKAAYEITKDVTGDGIVWARAAWAGCQRYPLHWGGDSCSSWDGLAGSLKGGLHFGLSGFAFWSHDVPGFHTLPNFMNSVVSDDVYLRWTQFGVFSSHMRYHGTNKREPWHYPTIAQSVKKWWKLRYALIPYILQESRKATEGGSTIVQAMIFHNADDPTCYHIDDQYYFGDSFLVAPVMNSENRRDIYLPEGEWVDFFTAEKVTGGRWLKNKDVTMENMPVYVRPGSIIPFYPEPVDCTDDMDLSKTINLTIDDSFRGIWNEKLFN, encoded by the coding sequence ATGAAACCGACCAATTATCATTTATTTGATTTTCTTGATTTCGATCTTGACCTAAGCAAGAATGAATCTTTATGGAAAGCGTGTGCTCCATCATCTGTAGAGGAGAAGGATGGAGACATACACATCACTGTGCCTTTCCAAAAACAGATTCTCTCAAATGATATGGCAGCTGACACCACGGCTCCACGCGAAAACCATACCCTGATACTCCGACAGTATGGACCGAAGATAACGCGTGTATTCATGGGATTTGAGGAACTGGACATGAGTGACGAGTCCGAAATGCTCATTCTTACTGAACGCGTAAAGAAAATGCCTCTTAAATCCGTCCTAAAAGACGGAGAATGGATTATCTCAACAGCAGACGGCATAACACGTGCGGTAATAAATATGAGAGAGCCATTGCTCGACCGTTGGAGCACCCTTCTGCCTGACCCTCAGGAGACCATTGATCTACGTCTGTATCCCGACGGCAAGAGAGAGATCAGGCTTGCAGCCTACGATCACTTCTCCCCTCCTCGTTATGACGCACTTCCTATCGCTTATTGCAAGATGGACAGCGGCAATGAACGAGCAACACTCTCATTCGAATGCACACATGACGAATGTTTTGGAGGCACCGGAGAGCGTTTTGCCAAAATGGACCTTAGCGGAAGAACTTTCTTCCTCAAAAATCAGGACGGACAGGGTGTAAACAATGTCCGCACATACAAGAACATACCGTTCTATGTGTCAAGCCGACTTTACGGAACATTCTATCATACCACCTCTCACTGCAAGTTGTCACTTGCGGGGCACTCCACACGATCAGTTCAATTCATGAGCTATCAGCCGCTTATTGACGCATTCCTTATCGGAGGTGATTCGTTTGAGGAAATCATCCGCGGCTATCGTGACCTTACCGGCTATCCGTCGATGCCGCCATTGTGGAGTTTCGGAATATGGATGAGCAGAATGACATATTTCAGTGCCGATGAGGTTAACGGCATATGCGACCGTCTGCGTGAGGAGCACTACCCATGCGATGTAATACACATGGACACAGGATGGTTCCGCACTGACTGGCTGTGTGAATGGAAATTCAATGAAGAACGTTTTCCCGATCCTGAAGGATTTATACACAGCCTTAAAGACAGAGGATTCCGCGTCTCGCTCTGGCAGTTGCCTTATGTTGCAAAGGACGCAGCGCAGATCGACGAGGCTGTAGCCAACGACTATATTGCCCCTATCACCAAAATCCAGGAATCGGAAGGCTCCAATTTCTCCGCCCTGGACTATGCCGGAACAATTGACTTCACCTATCCTGCTGCAACAGAATGGTATAAAGGTCTGCTTAAGAATCTACTTGACATGGGAGTGGTATGTATAAAGACTGATTTCGGAGAGAACATCCATATGGATGCCATGTACAAAGGGATGAGTCCCGAACTCCTTAACAATCTGTATGCCCTGCTCTATCAGAAAGCAGCCTATGAGATAACCAAAGATGTAACAGGCGACGGTATTGTATGGGCCCGTGCAGCATGGGCAGGATGTCAGCGTTATCCTTTGCACTGGGGAGGAGACTCTTGCAGTTCGTGGGACGGACTGGCTGGTTCTCTGAAGGGAGGACTGCATTTCGGTCTTTCCGGATTCGCTTTCTGGAGCCATGATGTGCCGGGCTTCCATACACTTCCCAACTTCATGAACTCAGTGGTCAGTGACGATGTATATCTACGATGGACCCAGTTTGGCGTATTCTCTTCCCATATGCGATATCACGGCACCAATAAGCGAGAGCCTTGGCACTATCCGACAATCGCTCAATCGGTGAAAAAATGGTGGAAACTCCGCTATGCCCTAATTCCATATATCCTGCAAGAGAGCCGCAAAGCTACAGAAGGCGGGTCAACAATAGTACAGGCGATGATATTCCACAATGCTGATGACCCCACATGTTACCACATCGACGACCAATACTACTTCGGTGACAGTTTCCTTGTAGCACCGGTCATGAATTCGGAAAACCGTCGCGACATATATCTTCCCGAAGGTGAATGGGTCGACTTCTTCACTGCTGAAAAAGTCACAGGAGGCAGATGGCTTAAAAATAAGGATGTGACAATGGAAAATATGCCCGTATATGTACGTCCGGGCTCTATAATTCCATTCTATCCCGAGCCTGTAGACTGCACTGATGACATGGATCTCTCCAAAACTATAAATCTGACCATCGACGATTCATTCCGTGGCATATGGAATGAAAAGCTTTTCAACTAA
- a CDS encoding right-handed parallel beta-helix repeat-containing protein — MRPLQHSLLSIFISAAALSATSGNIYVSPAGDDRADGSLNAPIKTPAEALRRAREWRRLKSPEAADTIQIILADGNYTLSESLFIRPEDSGTSSSPTIFRSANDSKAVISGGTEIKGWEIVRNDPRIPNALIGKIWMADAPTKGHRIVETRQLYVDGKKAQRSSQFAPGVMDRMIDFNTSDRTITVPNTDFDIAEANSLEMVVHQRWAIAILRVKDMRHDSKGNLVVSFHDPESRLEFEHPWPQPVIGGEKGNSSYYFTNALQLLDTPGEWYQDYPSGKIYYYPEDGSDPNKSKIIAPALETLVRIVGNPERKVCNVKFENISFEYASWLRPSMEGHVTLQGGFRLIDAYKLAVPGLPEKAELENQAWIARPEAAITVSNSSGIDFHNCLFAHIAATGLDYVAGDSDCNVTECTFTDIGGTAIQIGTFPDGGFETHIPYLPDNDRDICHDILVKSNTITNATNEDWGCVGIGAGYVHDITIADNEVAHVNYSGICIGWGWTPLVSSMRNNRITGNHVHHFGGQLYDTGGIYTLSNQPGSIIRDNRIEHLIKAPYATNDRGFYIYFDEATDGFTVENNYCPDAEFGYNRPGPAMIIRNNGPHVKLN, encoded by the coding sequence ATGCGTCCATTACAGCATTCATTACTATCAATTTTCATTTCGGCGGCTGCACTATCTGCGACATCCGGCAACATATATGTATCACCGGCAGGTGACGATAGAGCGGATGGCTCGCTCAATGCCCCCATAAAGACTCCGGCCGAAGCATTAAGAAGAGCACGCGAATGGCGCAGGCTTAAAAGCCCTGAAGCCGCCGATACAATACAGATAATTCTTGCAGATGGTAACTATACTCTGTCGGAATCTCTATTCATCAGACCCGAGGATAGCGGCACATCATCCTCACCGACCATATTCCGTTCAGCAAATGACAGCAAAGCTGTAATAAGCGGAGGAACGGAAATAAAAGGATGGGAAATCGTAAGGAATGATCCAAGAATACCAAATGCCCTTATCGGAAAGATATGGATGGCGGACGCTCCAACAAAGGGGCATCGCATTGTGGAGACCAGACAGTTGTATGTCGATGGTAAAAAAGCTCAAAGATCATCCCAATTCGCACCTGGCGTAATGGATCGCATGATTGACTTCAATACTTCCGATCGAACTATCACAGTCCCAAACACAGACTTCGACATTGCCGAAGCCAACTCTCTTGAGATGGTGGTTCATCAAAGATGGGCAATAGCAATACTCCGTGTCAAAGATATGAGGCACGATTCCAAAGGGAATCTTGTGGTAAGTTTCCATGATCCGGAAAGCCGCCTTGAATTTGAACATCCTTGGCCCCAGCCTGTGATCGGAGGAGAGAAGGGTAATTCATCCTATTATTTCACTAATGCATTACAACTTCTCGACACTCCCGGTGAATGGTACCAGGACTATCCATCCGGTAAAATATATTATTATCCTGAGGATGGCTCTGACCCTAATAAATCCAAAATCATAGCACCTGCTCTTGAGACTCTCGTTAGGATTGTCGGAAACCCCGAAAGAAAAGTGTGCAATGTCAAATTTGAAAACATATCATTCGAATATGCCTCATGGCTGCGTCCATCCATGGAAGGACATGTCACACTTCAGGGAGGATTCAGGCTCATTGATGCATATAAGCTCGCTGTCCCGGGACTGCCTGAGAAGGCCGAGCTTGAGAACCAGGCTTGGATTGCCAGACCTGAGGCTGCAATCACAGTCAGCAATTCCTCCGGAATAGATTTCCACAACTGCCTGTTTGCACATATCGCAGCCACAGGCCTTGATTATGTGGCAGGAGATTCGGATTGTAATGTGACAGAATGCACATTCACCGATATCGGCGGAACAGCCATACAGATAGGGACATTCCCGGACGGAGGATTTGAGACCCATATCCCATATCTGCCTGACAATGATCGTGACATATGCCACGACATCCTCGTGAAATCCAACACGATAACCAATGCTACCAACGAAGATTGGGGTTGTGTAGGCATCGGAGCGGGATATGTACACGACATAACTATAGCCGACAATGAGGTGGCGCACGTAAACTATTCAGGCATATGCATCGGATGGGGTTGGACTCCGCTTGTAAGCAGTATGCGAAACAACCGCATCACAGGCAATCATGTGCATCATTTCGGCGGCCAGTTATATGATACAGGAGGCATATACACACTATCCAATCAGCCTGGATCTATAATCAGAGACAACCGCATAGAGCATCTGATCAAAGCACCGTATGCAACTAACGACCGAGGTTTCTACATCTATTTTGATGAGGCAACCGACGGATTTACAGTAGAGAACAATTATTGTCCGGACGCTGAATTCGGCTATAACCGTCCAGGTCCGGCTATGATAATAAGGAATAACGGACCTCACGTAAAACTAAATTAA
- a CDS encoding uroporphyrinogen decarboxylase family protein, with the protein MKKKINMTEWMRGIISRKDVVAIPVMTHPGIEITGNSVLNAVTDGHVHHKSIEALAAKYPTAAATVIMDLTVEAEAFGAQIAFSENEVPAVIGHLLDSAADIDRLVVPSLHSGRVPQYLKANLLAARTITDRPVIGGCIGPFSLAGRLYDMSEIMMLIYQDPAAAHRLLAKCSEFILKLCMALKETGVNGVMMAEPAAGLMSDDDCKRFSSDYVKDIVDQVQDDYFTVILHNCGNTGHCTKAMVATGAGAYHFGNKCDMAEVTAEVPEGALSMGNLDPVSVFKDATPEDVRRDTLDLLEKMRQYPNFVLSSGCDTPPHTSLENIDAFFDALAEFNR; encoded by the coding sequence ATGAAAAAGAAAATCAATATGACCGAATGGATGCGTGGCATCATATCTCGCAAAGATGTTGTGGCGATCCCTGTAATGACGCATCCGGGAATAGAAATAACCGGTAATAGTGTGCTCAACGCTGTTACTGACGGACATGTGCATCACAAATCGATTGAGGCTTTGGCTGCGAAGTATCCGACGGCTGCTGCAACAGTCATTATGGACCTGACCGTCGAGGCTGAGGCTTTCGGAGCGCAGATTGCATTCAGTGAGAATGAGGTGCCTGCGGTCATAGGGCATCTTCTTGATTCTGCTGCGGATATCGACCGATTGGTGGTCCCCTCACTTCATTCCGGTCGTGTGCCACAATATCTCAAAGCCAACCTTCTTGCTGCACGTACAATAACTGACCGTCCTGTGATAGGCGGATGTATCGGTCCGTTCTCTCTTGCCGGACGTCTTTATGACATGTCGGAGATAATGATGCTCATATATCAGGACCCGGCTGCCGCACACCGCTTGCTTGCCAAGTGCAGTGAATTCATATTGAAATTATGCATGGCACTCAAGGAGACAGGTGTGAATGGTGTGATGATGGCTGAACCGGCGGCAGGACTGATGTCTGATGATGACTGCAAGCGTTTCTCGTCCGACTATGTAAAAGATATCGTCGATCAGGTGCAGGACGACTATTTCACTGTCATATTACATAATTGCGGCAACACCGGTCATTGCACAAAGGCTATGGTGGCGACAGGTGCCGGAGCGTATCATTTCGGCAACAAATGCGACATGGCGGAAGTGACAGCCGAGGTTCCTGAAGGAGCTCTGTCAATGGGTAATCTTGATCCGGTGTCGGTATTCAAGGACGCTACTCCGGAGGATGTGAGGCGTGACACTCTCGATCTTCTTGAAAAGATGCGCCAATACCCCAATTTTGTGTTGTCAAGCGGTTGCGATACTCCTCCTCATACATCATTGGAAAATATCGATGCATTTTTTGATGCTCTTGCCGAGTTTAACCGATGA
- a CDS encoding vitamin B12 dependent-methionine synthase activation domain-containing protein, whose translation MISGTLSYSDLKITPSDLYVQMGYGDSIPDEMTLREAESVLNEIKFWLNAQYCFFISDGELDEGSSVIISMGREHRIGRVIARQLRGAKRYAYFVATAGDEFEEYQHRLMATGDMVKVFIADSIGSVIAEKAADRMEEALEALLLPSGWKHTNRFSPGYCGWDVSGQQQLFPMFPDGKPCGVTLSSSSLMTPIKSVSGVIGLGPDVRKLDYSCGLCGLSQCYKRRRT comes from the coding sequence ATGATTTCCGGCACGCTATCTTATTCCGATTTAAAGATTACCCCATCTGACCTGTATGTTCAGATGGGGTATGGTGATTCTATCCCTGATGAAATGACTCTCAGAGAGGCTGAATCTGTTCTCAACGAGATAAAATTTTGGCTTAATGCTCAATATTGTTTCTTTATTTCAGATGGAGAGTTGGACGAAGGCAGCTCCGTTATCATCTCGATGGGCAGAGAGCACAGAATAGGTAGGGTCATAGCCAGGCAACTAAGGGGGGCAAAGCGTTACGCATATTTCGTGGCGACTGCGGGAGATGAATTCGAGGAATATCAACATCGGCTCATGGCTACAGGGGATATGGTAAAAGTTTTCATCGCTGATTCCATAGGGAGTGTGATTGCCGAAAAGGCTGCCGACCGAATGGAAGAGGCTCTTGAAGCACTGCTTTTGCCATCAGGATGGAAGCATACCAATCGTTTCAGTCCGGGTTATTGCGGCTGGGATGTGAGCGGACAGCAGCAATTGTTCCCGATGTTTCCTGACGGGAAGCCATGTGGCGTGACGCTGTCATCATCAAGCCTCATGACTCCCATCAAGTCGGTAAGCGGTGTAATCGGTCTCGGTCCCGATGTACGGAAACTCGATTATTCCTGTGGTCTGTGCGGACTTTCCCAATGTTATAAGAGACGACGGACTTAA